One genomic window of Fundidesulfovibrio soli includes the following:
- a CDS encoding histidine phosphatase family protein: protein MSALIALVRHGRTSWNEERRIQGRADSPLTDEGAREVAAWPEILRVYGFSALYSSPIGRAALTADALGRGLGLPVRTESGLAEQEFGSWTGLTVPELRAAGLLAPQEAVGWAFTPPGGEARAEVLARSWEALTRLARAHEGQSILAVTHEGVVRAVLYALLGRDYLPSEPKILAPRALHLLRAEGGCLAIEAMNLPL, encoded by the coding sequence GTGAGCGCGCTCATCGCCCTGGTGCGCCACGGCCGCACAAGCTGGAACGAGGAGCGCCGCATCCAGGGCCGGGCCGACTCCCCCCTTACGGATGAGGGTGCTCGCGAAGTGGCAGCCTGGCCCGAGATACTCCGGGTCTACGGTTTTTCCGCGCTCTATTCGAGCCCCATCGGGCGCGCCGCGCTCACCGCCGATGCCCTCGGCCGTGGGCTTGGGTTGCCCGTGCGCACGGAGTCCGGCCTCGCGGAGCAGGAATTCGGCTCCTGGACCGGGCTCACAGTGCCCGAGCTGCGCGCGGCCGGGCTGCTCGCCCCGCAGGAGGCCGTGGGCTGGGCTTTCACCCCGCCCGGCGGGGAGGCGCGCGCCGAGGTGCTGGCCCGCTCCTGGGAGGCCCTGACGCGTCTGGCCCGGGCGCACGAGGGCCAGTCCATCCTGGCCGTGACCCACGAGGGCGTGGTTCGCGCCGTGCTGTACGCCCTGCTCGGACGGGACTACCTGCCCTCGGAGCCCAAAATCCTCGCCCCGCGCGCCCTGCATCTGCTGCGCGCCGAGGGCGGCTGCCTGGCCATCGAGGCCATGAATCTGCCGCTATGA
- a CDS encoding sensor domain-containing diguanylate cyclase — protein sequence MSSQAESKPRRASPKQRLEAMEQAYCLTMEALELATAMGVGAKSRSMHGSAQVLADSAQRVRSLVPMKALAFYLIREPGGGFNLAKCWPPSRRRFFEREMAHLAETGSAPWALHRDGPVFTTPHSGKGELFVHTLSTPSRIRGIFVGLLDQEVKAIQDAPLKLVTIVLRNTAALLESVELYSLWRAANVQLKDRVRDLERSRRSLRREIERRRAVEEQLKHQTLHDALTGLPNRTLIRDRIMQAIRRGMRRTRNQENAAFCVAFMDLDRFKLVNDHLGHAAGDALLVETGRRVQEGLRELDTVARIGGDEFVILLEDLTSPGEAVRVIKRVRANLSEPLDLEGFSLGISASFGLAFGPSSMSTPEELIEQADVAMQAAKQAGRDRIRVYCKALRALERSRNTHVARLRSALHAGRTTALFVPTFAAQGPSLTGFEAVPAWDDGQGGFIYGKQLWNLAKHSNLEWELWERTLSEGLSQLATWREESGCGGMALTMHLGRSLVPRSDMPDTVEEALQNVGLPGSALRLEVPEHSLLDSSERLTEQLKRLKRFGVRLCVGDFGERFFSFLGQHPELIDSMRIDPCAEEAAAPEASQEVKSACLRKVADALGLEAQEHTLSREAVLGPHGPLGQGATDGTLRPLTAQEALEMVRRVRSRGSHGYAGF from the coding sequence ATGTCTAGCCAGGCCGAGAGCAAGCCCCGAAGGGCCAGCCCCAAGCAGCGCCTGGAGGCCATGGAGCAGGCCTATTGCCTGACCATGGAGGCCCTCGAGCTCGCCACGGCCATGGGCGTCGGGGCCAAGTCCCGCTCCATGCACGGCTCGGCCCAGGTCCTGGCCGATTCCGCCCAGCGCGTCAGGAGCCTGGTGCCCATGAAGGCCCTGGCTTTCTACCTCATTCGCGAGCCCGGCGGCGGCTTCAACCTGGCCAAATGCTGGCCCCCGTCGCGCAGGAGGTTCTTCGAGCGGGAGATGGCCCACCTGGCCGAGACAGGCTCAGCCCCCTGGGCCCTGCACCGGGACGGGCCCGTGTTCACCACGCCCCACTCCGGCAAGGGCGAGCTGTTCGTGCACACCCTGAGCACGCCCTCGCGCATCCGGGGCATCTTCGTCGGCCTGCTGGACCAGGAGGTCAAGGCCATCCAGGACGCCCCGCTCAAGCTGGTGACCATCGTGCTGCGCAACACGGCCGCCCTGCTGGAGAGCGTGGAGCTCTACAGCCTGTGGCGCGCCGCCAACGTCCAGCTCAAGGACCGCGTGCGCGACCTGGAGCGCTCGCGGCGAAGCCTCCGCCGCGAGATCGAACGCCGCCGCGCCGTGGAGGAGCAGCTCAAGCACCAGACCCTGCACGACGCCCTCACCGGCCTGCCCAACCGCACGCTCATCCGCGACCGCATCATGCAGGCCATCCGCCGGGGCATGCGCCGGACCCGCAACCAGGAGAATGCCGCCTTCTGCGTCGCCTTCATGGACCTGGACCGCTTCAAGCTCGTCAACGACCACCTGGGCCACGCCGCGGGCGACGCCCTCCTGGTGGAGACCGGCAGGCGCGTACAGGAAGGCCTGCGCGAGCTGGACACCGTGGCCCGCATCGGGGGCGACGAGTTCGTCATACTCCTTGAGGACCTGACAAGCCCGGGCGAGGCTGTGCGCGTCATCAAGAGGGTGCGCGCCAACCTGAGCGAACCGCTGGACCTGGAAGGCTTCTCCCTGGGCATCAGCGCCAGTTTCGGGCTGGCCTTCGGCCCCAGTTCGATGAGCACCCCGGAGGAGCTCATCGAGCAGGCCGACGTGGCCATGCAGGCCGCCAAGCAGGCCGGACGGGACCGCATCCGCGTCTACTGCAAGGCCCTTCGCGCCCTGGAGCGCTCCAGGAACACCCACGTGGCCCGGCTGCGCAGCGCGCTGCACGCGGGCCGCACCACCGCGCTGTTCGTGCCAACATTCGCGGCGCAGGGGCCGAGCCTCACAGGGTTCGAGGCCGTGCCCGCCTGGGACGACGGCCAGGGCGGCTTCATCTACGGCAAGCAGCTGTGGAACCTCGCCAAGCATTCCAATCTGGAGTGGGAACTCTGGGAGCGCACCCTCTCGGAAGGGCTGTCCCAATTGGCCACCTGGCGGGAGGAGTCTGGATGCGGCGGCATGGCTTTGACCATGCACCTGGGCCGCTCCCTTGTGCCCCGCTCCGACATGCCCGACACCGTGGAGGAGGCGTTGCAGAACGTGGGCCTGCCCGGCAGCGCCCTGCGCCTTGAGGTGCCCGAGCACAGCCTGCTCGATTCCTCCGAGCGGCTCACGGAGCAGCTCAAGCGCCTGAAGCGGTTCGGGGTCAGGCTGTGCGTGGGGGACTTCGGGGAGCGCTTCTTCAGCTTCCTGGGCCAGCACCCTGAACTCATCGACAGCATGCGCATCGACCCCTGCGCTGAGGAGGCCGCAGCCCCCGAGGCCAGCCAGGAGGTCAAGTCCGCATGCCTGCGCAAGGTGGCCGACGCCCTGGGACTGGAGGCGCAGGAGCACACCCTGAGCAGGGAGGCCGTGCTCGGCCCGCATGGCCCCCTGGGCCAGGGAGCCACGGACGGGACGCTGCGCCCGCTCACCGCCCAGGAGGCGCTGGAGATGGTGCGTCGGGTCCGCTCGCGCGGGAGCCACGGCTACGCCGGGTTCTAG
- a CDS encoding glycosyltransferase, producing the protein MKRPVLGMILKGYPRISETFISNEIELLEAEGFNIRILSMRHPREDFTHESVKRIKAPRHYLPETILGNVGRLLAANLLCALRSPARYAGAFVEMLRRIAHTRKATTAKHLLQAGYLAARVLPGSGVTHLHAHFAHSPTSVAVFTSLLTGLPYSFTAHAKDIYTQDPARLAEKIAGARFVATCTGYNKEYLEKLNPSGTPIHRVYHGIDVRLFSPVAHRHANGETFEILTVARLTPKKGLPTVLRAVAELVRRGHPVRHAIIGTGEEKEALQALAGELGISDAVEWLGVQAHEVVVERMSRADLFLLGCEVSGNGDRDGIPNVLVEAMAMGLPVAATAVSAIPELIVDGEHGLLVPPRDHLALAGAAERLLTDEALRARVIPAALDQVRSNFDNRRLVGELAAIFRAAMS; encoded by the coding sequence ATGAAGCGCCCCGTCCTGGGGATGATCCTCAAAGGCTATCCGCGCATTTCCGAGACGTTCATATCCAACGAGATCGAGCTGCTGGAGGCCGAGGGCTTCAACATCCGCATCCTCTCCATGCGCCACCCCCGGGAGGACTTCACGCACGAGTCGGTCAAGCGCATCAAGGCCCCCAGGCACTACCTGCCCGAAACCATCCTGGGCAACGTGGGGAGGCTCCTGGCCGCCAACCTGCTGTGCGCCCTGCGCTCGCCCGCGCGCTACGCAGGAGCCTTCGTCGAGATGCTCAGGCGCATCGCCCACACCCGCAAGGCGACCACGGCCAAGCACCTGCTCCAGGCCGGATACCTGGCCGCGCGCGTGCTGCCCGGGTCAGGGGTCACGCACCTGCACGCGCACTTCGCGCATTCGCCCACATCCGTGGCGGTGTTCACGTCGCTGCTCACCGGGCTTCCTTACAGCTTCACCGCCCACGCCAAGGACATCTACACCCAGGACCCCGCCCGCCTGGCCGAGAAGATCGCCGGGGCCCGCTTCGTGGCCACCTGCACCGGCTACAACAAGGAATACTTGGAGAAGCTCAACCCAAGCGGCACGCCCATCCATCGGGTCTATCACGGCATCGATGTGCGCCTGTTCTCGCCGGTGGCGCACAGGCACGCAAACGGCGAAACGTTCGAGATCCTCACCGTGGCCCGGCTGACGCCGAAGAAGGGGCTGCCCACTGTGCTGCGCGCCGTGGCGGAACTGGTGCGGCGCGGCCACCCTGTGCGCCACGCCATCATAGGCACCGGCGAGGAGAAAGAGGCCCTCCAGGCCCTGGCCGGGGAGCTGGGCATCTCTGACGCCGTCGAGTGGCTGGGCGTCCAGGCCCACGAGGTGGTGGTGGAGCGCATGAGCCGGGCGGACCTGTTCCTGCTGGGCTGTGAGGTCAGCGGCAACGGCGACCGCGACGGCATCCCCAACGTGCTGGTCGAGGCCATGGCCATGGGCCTGCCCGTGGCGGCCACGGCCGTCTCGGCCATCCCGGAGCTCATCGTGGACGGCGAGCACGGGCTGCTCGTCCCGCCCAGGGACCACCTGGCCCTGGCCGGCGCGGCCGAGCGCCTGCTCACCGACGAGGCGCTGCGGGCCAGGGTGATCCCCGCCGCGCTGGATCAGGTGCGCTCGAACTTCGACAACCGCAGGCTCGTGGGCGAGCTGGCCGCGATCTTCCGCGCCGCCATGTCATGA
- a CDS encoding glycosyltransferase family 4 protein, translating to MKVAFYSPFKPLDHPRPSGDQTTALGLTAHLRAKGHAVEVASRFRARHLAEKPWLWPQALWEAWRAGSPVAGAGRADVWLTHHAYYKSPDVIGPWASRRMGAPYAVFQGIYSTKRRKSLSTRLGFELNRRSLLAADVVFSNRSLDVENLRRLLPEDRIVYVAPGIDPDAFRRDPDAGAALRRELGEAQGEGRRPVIACVAMMRDDVKAQGLRYLITRLGRLARQERDFLLLLAGDGETRPEMEALAREHLPGRSAFVGQVPRGELARIYSAADLFVFPGIRESLGMVYLEAQAAGLPVVAFDNGGIPEVVAHGETGLLTPPFDDEAFLGAVARLLDDAALRRGMGAAAALRVRERHDARRNFDVVEERLRLLVEERRHPRYPGGRA from the coding sequence ATGAAGGTCGCCTTCTATTCCCCGTTCAAGCCCCTGGACCACCCCCGGCCCTCCGGCGACCAGACCACGGCCCTGGGCCTGACCGCGCACCTGCGCGCCAAGGGCCACGCCGTGGAGGTGGCCAGCCGCTTCCGGGCCCGCCACCTGGCGGAGAAGCCCTGGCTCTGGCCCCAAGCGCTCTGGGAGGCCTGGCGCGCCGGGAGCCCTGTTGCGGGGGCCGGGCGGGCGGACGTCTGGCTGACGCACCACGCCTATTACAAATCCCCCGACGTGATCGGGCCGTGGGCCTCGCGGCGCATGGGCGCGCCCTACGCGGTGTTCCAGGGCATCTATTCCACCAAGCGGCGCAAGAGCCTCTCCACCCGGCTGGGCTTCGAGCTCAACCGCCGCTCCCTGCTGGCGGCGGACGTGGTGTTCTCCAACCGCAGCCTGGACGTGGAGAACCTGCGCCGCCTGCTGCCCGAGGACAGAATCGTCTACGTGGCCCCGGGCATCGACCCCGACGCCTTCCGGCGCGACCCGGACGCGGGCGCGGCCCTGCGTCGGGAGCTGGGCGAGGCTCAGGGCGAGGGCCGCAGGCCCGTGATCGCCTGCGTGGCCATGATGCGCGACGACGTGAAGGCCCAGGGCCTGCGCTACCTCATCACCCGCCTGGGCCGGCTGGCCCGCCAGGAACGCGACTTCCTGCTGCTGCTCGCCGGAGACGGCGAGACCCGCCCCGAAATGGAGGCCCTGGCCCGGGAGCACCTCCCCGGCCGTTCGGCCTTCGTGGGGCAGGTGCCGCGCGGGGAGCTGGCCCGGATCTACAGCGCGGCGGACCTGTTCGTCTTTCCCGGCATCCGGGAGAGCCTGGGCATGGTCTACCTTGAAGCCCAGGCCGCAGGCTTGCCCGTGGTGGCCTTCGACAACGGAGGCATCCCCGAGGTTGTCGCCCACGGGGAGACGGGCCTGCTGACCCCGCCCTTCGATGACGAGGCCTTTCTGGGCGCGGTGGCCCGCCTGCTGGACGACGCCGCTCTGCGCCGGGGCATGGGCGCCGCCGCCGCGCTGCGCGTGCGCGAGCGTCACGACGCCCGCCGCAATTTCGACGTGGTGGAGGAGCGCCTGCGCCTGCTGGTGGAGGAGCGCCGTCACCCCCGCTATCCGGGGGGCAGGGCGTGA
- a CDS encoding glycosyltransferase family protein, which translates to MASSTTFNILMYSHDTYGLGHIRRTMAIASHLRRTGVNVLILTGSPLVGRFDFPEGVDFVRIPGMIKKTNDEYLPLSVRMSAAQALNIRRNIIVATAKAFQPHLFIVDKAPLGLKKEVLPTLKWLKRRLPQCRTILGLRDIMDDAESTRKDWRDKGIYEVLDRFYSEIWVYGNRDYYDPIEEYEIPEAVGAKMFFTGYIPRALPKRGKMLEMRQEEHLHQKERMVLVTTGGGGDGYPLMDAYLTMLENMESPPFRSILVSGPFMPKPMREEVHRRAKKLKAHFYHFHRRMEALMGLADVVVSMGGYNTTCEILSLRKPSLVVPREEPRLEQRIRAEVFKSHGLIDFLPWAELTPESLGEKVGALIANPHSCCRGIEGFKFTGLEAISSRLAEFRGQHP; encoded by the coding sequence ATGGCGTCTTCCACGACCTTCAATATCCTGATGTACTCCCACGACACCTACGGGCTCGGGCACATCCGCAGGACCATGGCCATAGCGAGCCACCTGCGGCGCACCGGCGTCAACGTGCTCATCCTCACCGGCTCGCCGCTGGTGGGCCGCTTCGACTTCCCCGAAGGGGTGGACTTCGTGCGCATCCCCGGGATGATCAAGAAGACCAACGACGAGTACCTGCCCCTTTCCGTGCGCATGAGCGCGGCCCAGGCCCTGAACATCCGGCGCAACATCATCGTGGCCACGGCCAAGGCCTTCCAGCCGCACCTCTTCATCGTGGACAAGGCCCCCCTGGGGCTCAAGAAGGAGGTGCTGCCCACGCTCAAGTGGCTCAAACGCAGGCTGCCGCAGTGCCGCACCATCCTGGGCCTGCGCGACATCATGGACGACGCCGAATCCACCCGCAAGGACTGGCGCGACAAGGGCATCTACGAGGTGCTGGACCGCTTCTACTCCGAGATTTGGGTCTATGGGAACCGCGACTACTACGACCCCATCGAGGAATACGAGATCCCCGAGGCCGTGGGCGCGAAGATGTTCTTCACGGGCTACATCCCCCGCGCCCTGCCCAAGCGCGGCAAGATGCTGGAGATGCGGCAGGAGGAGCACCTGCACCAGAAGGAGCGCATGGTGCTGGTGACCACGGGCGGCGGAGGCGACGGCTACCCCTTGATGGACGCCTACCTGACCATGCTCGAAAACATGGAGAGCCCTCCCTTCCGCTCCATCCTGGTGTCCGGGCCGTTCATGCCCAAGCCCATGCGGGAGGAGGTGCACCGCCGGGCCAAGAAGCTCAAGGCGCACTTCTACCACTTCCACAGGCGCATGGAGGCGCTCATGGGCCTGGCCGACGTGGTGGTCTCCATGGGCGGCTACAACACCACCTGCGAGATCCTCTCCTTGCGCAAGCCCTCCCTGGTGGTCCCCCGGGAGGAGCCCCGGCTGGAGCAGCGCATCCGGGCCGAGGTGTTCAAGAGCCACGGCCTCATCGACTTCCTGCCCTGGGCCGAGCTGACCCCGGAGAGCCTGGGCGAGAAGGTTGGCGCGCTCATCGCCAACCCCCACTCGTGCTGCCGGGGCATAGAGGGATTCAAATTCACCGGGCTGGAGGCCATATCCTCCCGGCTGGCGGAGTTCAGGGGGCAGCATCCATGA
- a CDS encoding polysaccharide deacetylase: protein MIVSNNVSPLWLAFPDNYRTRLIQAAELGLSQAPGGRAQVFFRADDVAVPGNSFTKMVRIFREGGAPLCMATVPSWLTVSRWQALLKEAREVELFCWCQHGWRHMNFEPAGQKKREFGQARPAKDKRLDLTKGFKRLGEIMEQRFTPVFSPPWNRCDGESMAAMPAIGFRGLSRTVGAGPNPPEGLPDFPVRMDLHTRKEPDPEASLDIMLDEMRQGLASGRLGVMLHHQRMNDAAGVFLAALIKELGALRVEFTDFRRLLAAS from the coding sequence ATGATCGTCTCCAACAACGTATCCCCCCTCTGGCTGGCCTTCCCCGACAACTACCGCACCCGGCTGATCCAGGCCGCCGAGCTGGGTCTGTCCCAGGCTCCTGGCGGCCGCGCCCAGGTGTTCTTCCGCGCCGACGACGTGGCCGTGCCCGGCAACAGTTTCACCAAGATGGTGCGCATCTTCCGCGAAGGCGGCGCGCCCCTGTGCATGGCCACGGTGCCCTCCTGGCTGACGGTGAGCCGTTGGCAGGCCCTGCTCAAGGAGGCCCGCGAGGTCGAGCTGTTCTGCTGGTGCCAGCACGGCTGGAGGCACATGAATTTCGAGCCCGCCGGGCAGAAGAAGCGCGAGTTCGGCCAGGCCCGCCCGGCCAAGGACAAGCGCCTGGACCTGACCAAGGGCTTCAAGCGCCTGGGCGAGATCATGGAGCAGCGCTTCACGCCGGTGTTCAGCCCGCCCTGGAACCGCTGCGACGGCGAATCCATGGCCGCCATGCCCGCCATCGGCTTCAGGGGGCTTTCGCGCACCGTTGGGGCCGGCCCCAATCCGCCCGAGGGCCTGCCGGACTTCCCCGTGCGCATGGACCTGCACACCCGCAAGGAGCCCGATCCCGAGGCATCCCTCGACATCATGCTGGATGAAATGCGCCAGGGCCTGGCCAGCGGCCGCCTGGGCGTCATGCTGCACCACCAGCGCATGAACGACGCCGCAGGCGTCTTCCTGGCCGCCCTCATCAAGGAGCTGGGCGCGTTGCGGGTGGAGTTCACCGATTTCAGGCGGCTGCTGGCCGCCAGCTAA
- a CDS encoding HDOD domain-containing protein, producing MGTVYIEDLQPGMVLASDARSRQGRLLFSEGIGLDELSIQTLKFWGVTEVAIQGQSQAELDRSRLERIGPERAQAYTREAAARLRLSGTDHPAAAELARVAVIQMIQSGHAPQGSFSAPRPTPPEAAARPSDPRKRPSLAKLTGGSTKLATLPQVVTQTLEALKNPNFSYGYVASIISKDTALSAKLLKLVNSALYSFPEPVETIDRAVTVVGASRLTSLALGVSMISYFSDIPRDVLDMRSFWKHCLSCGVLARLLAVTAGHPNEERCFVAGLLHDVGRLIMLKNHPALVAQTIALAEERDIALAEAEREAWGFDHALLGSRLLQAWRFPPALEHAVADHHAYDPRTSTQDAALVHLADLMAHTLRMGASGAPAGPPLIPGAWEQMNIPLSALGAAAAQGERQLDDIGHILLDEHV from the coding sequence ATGGGCACGGTCTACATCGAGGATTTGCAACCCGGCATGGTGCTCGCGTCCGATGCGCGCAGCCGCCAGGGCCGCCTCCTGTTCTCCGAAGGCATCGGGCTTGACGAGCTTTCCATCCAGACGCTCAAGTTCTGGGGCGTCACGGAAGTCGCCATCCAGGGCCAGAGCCAGGCCGAGCTGGACCGCAGCCGTCTCGAGCGGATCGGCCCCGAGCGCGCCCAGGCCTACACCCGGGAGGCCGCCGCGCGCCTGCGCCTGAGCGGCACGGACCATCCGGCCGCCGCGGAACTGGCCCGGGTGGCCGTGATCCAGATGATCCAGTCCGGACATGCGCCGCAAGGCTCGTTCAGCGCCCCCAGGCCCACCCCTCCCGAGGCGGCGGCCCGCCCGTCCGACCCCCGCAAGCGTCCGAGCCTCGCCAAGCTCACGGGCGGTTCAACCAAGCTGGCGACCCTGCCCCAGGTGGTCACCCAGACCCTGGAGGCGCTCAAGAACCCAAACTTCTCCTACGGCTACGTGGCCTCCATCATCAGCAAGGACACGGCCCTCTCCGCCAAGCTGCTCAAGCTGGTCAACTCCGCGCTCTACAGCTTCCCCGAGCCCGTGGAGACCATCGACCGCGCGGTGACCGTGGTGGGAGCCAGCCGTCTGACCAGCCTGGCCCTGGGCGTCTCCATGATAAGCTACTTCTCGGACATACCCCGCGACGTCCTGGACATGCGCTCCTTCTGGAAGCACTGCCTCTCCTGCGGGGTGCTGGCCCGCCTGCTGGCGGTGACCGCCGGCCACCCCAACGAGGAGCGCTGCTTCGTGGCCGGGCTCCTGCACGACGTGGGCCGCCTGATCATGCTCAAGAACCACCCGGCCCTCGTGGCGCAGACCATCGCCCTGGCCGAGGAGCGGGACATCGCCCTGGCCGAGGCCGAACGCGAGGCATGGGGGTTCGACCACGCCCTGCTCGGCTCCAGGCTGTTGCAGGCCTGGCGCTTCCCCCCGGCCCTGGAGCACGCCGTGGCGGATCACCACGCCTACGACCCGCGCACCAGCACCCAGGACGCCGCCCTGGTCCACCTGGCCGACCTGATGGCCCACACCCTGCGCATGGGCGCAAGCGGCGCGCCGGCCGGCCCGCCGCTGATCCCAGGAGCCTGGGAGCAGATGAACATCCCTCTTTCGGCGCTCGGCGCGGCGGCAGCCCAGGGCGAGCGCCAACTCGACGACATCGGGCACATCCTGCTCGACGAGCATGTCTAG
- a CDS encoding glycosyltransferase family protein, producing the protein MTIVFYCQHVLGLGHYMRSLAIVRALAPHRVVFVTGGPDVPAGLGPHVVHERLPVLSMDEDFSQMLVQGDIEVTKITRRERLLAILERERPDAFVVELYPFGRRAFEFELVPALQAIREGAFGRPRVLCSLRDILVEKADPEKYQGRVLKRLAEFFDGLLVHSDPALFPLEETFPRAREIAVPVEYTGFVVERPAPGARERVRAEMGLKDGDALIVASAGGGKVGSELLFAAVAAYPLLEISPEPRLEVFSGPFLDETVYKRLGADACPHAGIRVSRFAGNFPDLLAAADASLSLAGYNTTMNVLAAGVPALVWPFAQNREQSMRALRLQSMGALGVLEQADLEPARLARLVEALARRGRPEGGCPVRLDGAERAARLIVHGQRRL; encoded by the coding sequence ATGACCATTGTTTTCTACTGCCAGCACGTGCTCGGCCTGGGGCACTACATGCGCAGCCTGGCCATCGTGCGCGCCCTGGCGCCGCACCGGGTGGTGTTCGTCACGGGCGGGCCGGACGTTCCGGCCGGACTCGGCCCCCACGTTGTTCACGAGCGGCTGCCCGTGCTCAGCATGGACGAGGACTTCTCCCAGATGCTGGTCCAGGGCGATATCGAGGTCACCAAGATTACGCGCCGCGAGCGCCTGCTGGCCATCCTGGAGCGTGAGCGCCCTGACGCCTTCGTGGTTGAGCTGTATCCGTTCGGCAGGCGGGCCTTCGAGTTCGAGCTGGTCCCGGCGCTCCAAGCCATCCGGGAAGGCGCCTTCGGCAGGCCCCGAGTGCTGTGCAGCCTGCGCGACATCCTGGTGGAGAAGGCCGACCCCGAGAAATACCAGGGCCGCGTGCTCAAGCGCCTCGCGGAGTTCTTCGACGGGCTGCTGGTGCACTCCGACCCGGCGCTCTTCCCCCTGGAGGAGACCTTCCCCCGCGCCCGCGAGATCGCCGTGCCAGTGGAGTACACCGGGTTCGTGGTGGAGCGGCCCGCTCCCGGAGCCAGGGAGCGCGTACGCGCGGAAATGGGCCTGAAGGATGGGGATGCGCTCATCGTAGCCAGCGCCGGGGGCGGCAAGGTCGGCTCCGAGCTGCTGTTCGCGGCCGTGGCCGCCTACCCGCTGCTGGAGATTTCGCCGGAACCGCGCCTGGAGGTTTTCAGCGGACCGTTCCTTGACGAAACGGTCTATAAGCGGTTAGGGGCCGATGCCTGCCCGCACGCTGGCATACGGGTGTCCCGGTTCGCCGGGAACTTCCCCGACCTCCTGGCCGCAGCCGACGCCTCCCTGTCGCTGGCCGGATACAACACGACGATGAACGTCCTCGCCGCGGGTGTCCCCGCGCTGGTCTGGCCCTTCGCCCAGAACCGCGAACAATCCATGCGCGCGCTGCGGCTGCAGTCCATGGGCGCGCTGGGAGTGCTCGAGCAAGCCGACCTGGAGCCCGCCCGGCTGGCCCGGCTTGTTGAGGCCCTGGCCCGCAGGGGCCGCCCCGAAGGGGGCTGCCCGGTGCGCCTGGACGGCGCGGAGCGGGCGGCGCGGCTGATCGTCCACGGACAACGGCGGCTGTAA